One window from the genome of Crateriforma spongiae encodes:
- a CDS encoding protein kinase domain-containing protein — MTTVSGNLLQTIIADQNLSDRLASMPADSKTVSLSFVATNPTFSHPAWQRTGDAADHTETHIMPEGAAANPSTDPFDIGQFIRSQAENNVPIRRVATLEQGKRHDAEYRLVGKLGSGGTGIVYQAHQRAIDREVAVKQLRDDLSRDTQSRERFVTEARVIGGLDHPNVIALHELCMDDQGRLFYSMKRVDGSSWDQQIADMSIEENLRVLLRVADAIRYAHSRGLVHRDIKPENVMLGRFGEVLLADWGLAISHGPTDRIDREIDSTIGGTPAYMAPELAMGDTSKVSFQTDVYLLGAVLFQILTGQAPHHGETLLACIHAAANNVIRPTDVEGELMDVAMQAMATRPADRHQGIEAFISAIEDYQVHRQSVSLVRRAEQILHDAQDNAPEQGKRSYEPYRLADAILNEAVQAWPGNKRAHRAQTELHRQFASIAASNGDLDLAISLYESCGDGESEVAMRLRRQRDLRNDQADREARYSALFTRSPEAGLLVRITDGEVLEANEAFLTLLGYDVSQIVGARMPELQIYKCPEKRREFFRRLQKSGKVDNFEAVFLRRDGSEIHVLISARSIELGDEKVVMSTIRDISLRKDAENALRQSRCRLRDLQRLAGLGTWGFNVMTEEISWSEETFRLVGRDVRSGPLSFEAYLSTIHPDDSPHLREAVKQSVESGTAFEINLRQGTIGDVEKMLPVNQRAYRPAIARGQPLFDDEQKVIEIYGVLIPIGAATT, encoded by the coding sequence ATGACCACCGTGAGTGGCAATCTGCTGCAGACGATCATCGCCGACCAAAACCTTTCGGATCGTCTGGCATCAATGCCCGCCGATTCCAAAACGGTTTCACTGTCCTTCGTCGCCACCAACCCGACATTTTCTCACCCGGCATGGCAACGCACCGGTGATGCGGCCGATCACACCGAAACGCACATCATGCCCGAGGGTGCGGCCGCCAACCCATCGACCGATCCGTTCGACATCGGACAGTTCATCCGATCCCAAGCGGAAAACAACGTCCCCATCCGCCGGGTCGCCACACTGGAACAAGGCAAACGCCACGACGCCGAATACCGTTTGGTCGGAAAATTGGGCAGCGGCGGAACGGGCATCGTCTACCAAGCACACCAACGCGCGATCGATCGCGAAGTCGCCGTCAAGCAATTGCGGGATGACCTGAGCCGTGACACGCAATCGCGCGAACGCTTTGTCACCGAAGCTCGCGTGATCGGCGGGCTGGATCACCCCAATGTGATCGCCCTGCACGAACTGTGCATGGACGACCAAGGCCGCCTGTTCTATTCGATGAAACGCGTCGACGGTTCCAGTTGGGACCAACAGATCGCGGACATGTCGATCGAAGAAAACCTGCGTGTCCTGCTGCGCGTGGCCGACGCGATCCGATACGCCCACTCCCGCGGGCTGGTGCACCGCGACATCAAACCCGAAAACGTGATGTTGGGTCGTTTCGGCGAAGTCTTGTTGGCCGACTGGGGGCTGGCGATCAGCCACGGTCCGACCGATAGGATCGACCGCGAAATCGATTCCACCATCGGCGGCACGCCCGCCTACATGGCCCCCGAATTGGCGATGGGCGACACGTCAAAAGTCAGTTTCCAGACCGACGTCTACTTGTTGGGCGCGGTGCTGTTCCAAATCTTGACCGGCCAAGCACCGCACCACGGGGAAACGCTGTTGGCGTGCATCCACGCGGCGGCCAACAATGTCATTCGCCCGACCGACGTCGAAGGCGAACTGATGGACGTTGCCATGCAAGCGATGGCGACTCGCCCCGCAGACCGCCACCAGGGCATCGAAGCTTTCATCAGCGCGATCGAAGACTATCAGGTTCATCGCCAAAGTGTTTCGCTGGTCCGTCGCGCCGAACAGATCCTGCACGACGCACAAGACAATGCACCGGAGCAAGGAAAGCGTTCATATGAACCGTACCGTTTGGCCGATGCCATTTTGAACGAAGCGGTCCAGGCGTGGCCGGGCAACAAACGTGCGCATCGCGCCCAGACCGAACTGCACCGACAATTCGCATCAATCGCCGCATCCAACGGCGACCTGGACTTGGCCATTTCGCTGTACGAATCCTGCGGCGACGGTGAATCGGAAGTCGCGATGCGTTTGCGTCGCCAACGTGACCTGCGCAACGACCAGGCCGACCGCGAAGCCCGTTATTCGGCTTTGTTCACGCGGTCACCCGAAGCCGGTTTGTTGGTCCGCATCACCGACGGCGAAGTTTTGGAGGCGAACGAAGCGTTCCTGACTCTGCTGGGCTATGACGTCAGCCAGATCGTCGGCGCGCGGATGCCCGAGCTTCAGATTTACAAGTGTCCCGAAAAACGTCGCGAATTTTTTCGACGACTGCAGAAATCCGGCAAGGTCGACAACTTCGAAGCGGTGTTTTTGCGGCGTGACGGTTCGGAGATCCACGTGTTGATCAGCGCTAGATCAATCGAATTGGGCGACGAAAAGGTCGTGATGTCGACGATCCGTGACATCTCGCTGCGCAAAGACGCCGAAAATGCGCTGCGTCAAAGTCGTTGTCGTCTGCGTGATCTCCAGCGTTTGGCCGGTTTGGGGACTTGGGGCTTCAACGTGATGACCGAAGAAATTAGTTGGAGCGAGGAGACGTTCCGCTTGGTCGGCCGTGACGTCCGCAGCGGACCGCTGTCGTTCGAAGCTTACCTGTCGACGATCCATCCGGATGATTCACCGCACCTGCGTGAAGCCGTCAAGCAATCGGTCGAAAGTGGGACGGCGTTTGAAATCAATTTGCGTCAGGGGACGATCGGCGATGTTGAAAAAATGCTGCCCGTCAATCAGCGTGCCTATCGACCCGCGATCGCACGCGGTCAACCGTTGTTCGATGACGAGCAAAAGGTGATCGAAATCTACGGCGTGTTGATTCCGATCGGCGCGGCGACCACGTAA
- the uvrA gene encoding excinuclease ABC subunit UvrA, whose protein sequence is MAKTDPTQTIRVKGAREHNLRDVDLSIRRGELVCFSGVSGSGKSSLAFDTLYAEGQRRYVESLSNYARQFMGQMPKPDVDLVSGLSPSISISQKSTGNNPRSTVGTITEIYDFLRVLYARVGKSYCPRCDVPIASQTHDAIVGRIAEAPIDDTLWILAPLVRGKKGEFKDLFEDLRKQGFTRARVDGETILLSEPPPLDRHSRHHVEVVVDRIPPDDRDRGRLVEAAQMATRLGEGTMMVSLTDENAAQAGTVKDDRLFSIQSSCPSCGTSYRPPSPQLFSFNSPQGMCESCDGLGRLYTFVPELLVPDEKLSVRKGAIVLLGKWGDMGRYRRHIYRDAGLALDHRFGLEKGTMLEGKWRDLPPEAQHAWLWGIDEDLEFTWRGGRKSRKYVGRFRGFIPELLERYKTTRNKMQLRQFEKYMSRMDCPDCEGRRLNRQACSVRLATQSMRLTKPDRTAEYSLPELCELSIDELAEFFIDVDLSPTDARIAAEALKEIRSRLGFLLGVGLDYLTLARTAPTLSGGESQRIRLAGQIGSALVGVLYILDEPSIGLHARDNDRLIETLLRLRDAGNTLIVVEHDEDTMRASDTIVDFGPGPGVKGGRVVAAGNIDDVTSSRRSVTGQFLSGQRQITPPETLREISDDAQLTIRGARFHNLKNVDVSIPLGTVTCVTGVSGSGKSSLIGGILEPALRRDLNRAESEPGEHDAIEGIDLLDKTIAIDQSPIGRTPRSNPATYVKVFDEIRNLFAQLPEAKTRGYNAGRFSFNVDGGRCAACDGNGANKLEMDFLADIWVTCPVCGGRRYNRETLSVTFKGKSIADVLEMDISEALDLFINVPKIAEKLKTLVDVGLEYLKLGQPSPTLSGGEAQRIKLSRELSKRETGHTLYVLDEPTTGLHFADIELLLKVIHGLADRGNTIVIVEHNMDVIKTADWVIDLGPDGGSGGGTVVAEGRPADVAKVAESHTGAALAKAMGIKRRGKKTKSKSTSGGTALAAPSAKARTHVVVRHAEEHNLKSVSVDVPRDAMTVFCGPSGSGKTSLAMDTIYAEGQRRYVESLSSYARQFIGQVEKPHVESIEGLSPAVALEQRNLGHSPRSTVGTVTEIYDYLRILMARLGTMYCPDCQQPVGTQTPDQIVDKVMALPAETKALILAPIEVQAGEASLDTWASLRSTGYHRIRVDGKTIPLENAPALDPRKRQVVEVVVDRVVIRDDEVSRISDSVEQALSLGVGIMRVAIVHADRDEPNWDVQTHSQHLVCGCCGRSLTPVSPHHFSFNSSIGWCPQCEGLGSQTGTNPAALLRSPMMNMRQGVSLLWPDVAKPLSVAMLRALSRTTGIDIDVPFDELKVVQRRQLFHGTGGIWVEVRADDFDDPDDATSIRPAGGSSVLFRYQFKGFYPALAEAARLTPGLRGKLESFTDEIACSACDGSRLRDESAAVRFRDFTIADLVHQPLDRLSETVTAWKLDTREKKVAGELVREIKSRLSFLLDVGLDYLTLHRGAATLSGGEAQRIRLASQLGSGLCGVLYVLDEPTIGLHPRDNDRLIGALHRLRDLGNTLLVVEHDHDVIAGSDYLCDFGPAAGRHGGRVVAQGPPADIQPADQSVTAGFIDGSRQIPVPPSRRPVIVGDQQAVKFLNVRGARENNLRGIDLELPLGVLTAITGPSGSGKSSLIDDILYPALARRLHRARVRVGKHDAIEGVRYIDKVIRVDQSPLGNSPSSNPATYTGVFDEIRTLFAKLPDAQERRLTARSFSFNVSGGRCEGCEGTGQRRIEMHFLPDVWVECEDCQGRRYNDTVLEVKYHGHSINDILNLSCRDALDVFAGQAKIIRIVQTLCDVGLDYVTLGQSAPTLSGGEAQRVKLAAELSRPMVGNTLYLLDEPTTGLHFGDIAKLVHVVQRLVEVGNTVVIIEHNMDVIKCADWIIDLGPGAGVDGGQIVFAGTPEQMADTVDAKTIRKARGGGKAKKTSRRRPGNRSAKRSASKTATSVTAPYVARALLQAKESEHQLLSDSAIRDTHLSNGSVDESTYDVVAEASPGDDLDSVTDGDSKLRVDPPAGAEAILEPWRALGRRWHSLKKGFPDHQGPQWPIELAEQTLAMLERIAGAERLRFEAADRVKVTDPKGRIWGLLKTKTPESLQLEIRGPANSFTAEIVSAIDTSDPIRPRGKDKASVTLNLTDPKHVRSRKLRSFLKHHFESRL, encoded by the coding sequence ATGGCGAAGACCGATCCCACGCAGACCATTCGCGTCAAAGGGGCCCGAGAGCACAATCTGCGTGACGTCGATCTGTCGATCCGCCGCGGCGAATTGGTGTGTTTCAGCGGCGTTTCGGGCAGCGGCAAATCATCGCTCGCGTTCGACACGTTGTACGCGGAAGGCCAGCGGCGGTACGTCGAAAGTCTCAGCAATTACGCCCGGCAATTCATGGGCCAGATGCCCAAGCCGGACGTGGACTTGGTATCCGGGCTGAGCCCATCGATTTCGATCAGCCAAAAGTCGACCGGCAACAACCCGCGATCCACCGTCGGCACTATCACGGAGATCTATGATTTTCTGAGGGTTCTGTACGCACGGGTCGGCAAGAGCTATTGCCCACGGTGCGACGTCCCGATCGCATCCCAAACGCACGACGCGATCGTCGGCCGCATCGCCGAAGCCCCGATTGACGACACGCTCTGGATTTTGGCTCCGCTGGTGCGCGGCAAGAAGGGCGAATTCAAGGATCTGTTTGAAGACCTTCGCAAACAAGGCTTCACCCGCGCCCGGGTCGACGGCGAAACGATCTTGCTGTCCGAACCGCCACCGCTGGACCGTCATTCACGACACCATGTGGAAGTCGTCGTGGACCGCATCCCGCCGGACGATCGCGACCGCGGCCGGTTGGTCGAAGCGGCACAGATGGCGACGCGTCTGGGCGAAGGCACGATGATGGTGTCGTTGACCGACGAGAACGCTGCCCAAGCCGGCACGGTCAAAGACGACCGGTTGTTCAGCATTCAAAGTTCATGCCCGTCGTGCGGCACCAGCTATCGGCCGCCGTCACCGCAATTGTTCAGCTTCAACAGCCCCCAAGGGATGTGCGAATCCTGTGACGGGCTGGGCCGACTGTACACGTTCGTTCCCGAATTGTTGGTCCCCGACGAAAAGCTGTCGGTCCGCAAAGGCGCCATCGTGCTGCTGGGCAAATGGGGCGACATGGGACGGTACCGACGCCACATCTATCGCGACGCGGGTTTGGCACTGGACCATCGTTTCGGGTTGGAAAAGGGCACGATGCTGGAAGGCAAGTGGCGCGACTTGCCCCCCGAAGCCCAACATGCGTGGTTGTGGGGCATCGACGAAGACCTGGAGTTCACATGGCGGGGCGGTCGCAAGTCACGTAAGTACGTCGGTCGCTTTCGTGGCTTCATTCCCGAATTGTTGGAACGGTACAAGACGACGCGCAACAAGATGCAGTTGCGTCAATTCGAAAAATACATGAGCCGGATGGATTGTCCGGACTGTGAAGGCCGACGGCTGAACCGCCAAGCGTGCAGCGTCCGACTGGCCACGCAATCGATGCGTTTGACCAAGCCCGACCGGACAGCGGAGTACTCGCTGCCCGAATTGTGCGAATTGTCGATCGACGAACTGGCCGAGTTTTTCATTGACGTCGATCTGTCGCCCACCGACGCCCGGATCGCCGCCGAAGCCCTCAAGGAAATCCGTTCGCGGCTGGGTTTCTTATTGGGCGTTGGGTTGGATTACCTGACGCTGGCTCGCACCGCGCCGACCTTGTCCGGCGGCGAATCGCAACGCATCCGCTTGGCCGGCCAGATCGGTTCGGCATTGGTCGGCGTGCTTTACATCTTGGACGAACCGTCGATCGGTCTGCACGCCCGCGACAACGACCGGCTGATCGAAACATTGCTGCGTTTGCGCGACGCGGGCAACACGTTGATCGTGGTCGAACACGACGAAGACACGATGCGGGCGTCGGACACCATCGTCGACTTTGGTCCCGGCCCGGGCGTCAAAGGCGGTCGCGTGGTGGCCGCCGGCAACATCGACGATGTGACGTCATCGCGTCGCAGTGTGACGGGTCAATTCTTGTCAGGCCAGCGTCAGATCACGCCGCCGGAAACGCTGCGCGAAATTTCCGACGATGCACAGCTGACGATCCGTGGTGCTCGCTTTCACAACTTGAAAAACGTCGATGTTTCGATCCCGCTGGGCACGGTGACTTGCGTGACCGGCGTGTCGGGCAGCGGCAAAAGTTCGTTGATCGGTGGCATCCTGGAACCCGCGCTTCGCCGCGATCTGAACCGTGCCGAAAGCGAACCGGGTGAACACGATGCGATCGAAGGCATCGATTTGCTGGACAAGACCATCGCGATCGACCAATCGCCGATCGGCCGCACGCCACGCAGCAATCCGGCAACGTACGTCAAAGTCTTTGACGAAATCCGCAACCTGTTCGCCCAATTGCCCGAAGCGAAAACACGCGGCTACAACGCCGGTCGGTTCAGCTTCAATGTTGACGGCGGTCGCTGTGCGGCCTGTGACGGCAACGGCGCGAACAAGTTGGAAATGGATTTCTTGGCCGACATCTGGGTCACTTGCCCGGTTTGCGGTGGGCGACGTTACAACCGCGAAACGCTGTCGGTCACCTTCAAAGGAAAATCGATCGCCGATGTTTTGGAAATGGACATCAGCGAAGCGTTGGATCTGTTCATCAACGTCCCCAAGATCGCAGAAAAGCTGAAGACGCTGGTCGACGTCGGCCTGGAATACCTGAAACTGGGGCAACCGTCGCCCACACTGTCCGGCGGCGAAGCCCAACGGATCAAGCTGTCGCGTGAACTGTCCAAACGCGAAACAGGTCACACGCTGTACGTGCTGGATGAACCCACGACGGGTTTGCACTTTGCCGACATCGAACTGTTGCTGAAAGTCATCCATGGCTTGGCCGATCGCGGCAACACGATCGTGATCGTTGAACACAACATGGACGTCATCAAGACCGCCGACTGGGTCATCGACTTGGGCCCCGACGGCGGCAGCGGGGGCGGCACCGTCGTCGCCGAAGGACGACCGGCCGACGTGGCCAAGGTCGCCGAAAGCCACACCGGTGCGGCGTTGGCCAAAGCGATGGGGATCAAGCGGCGTGGCAAAAAGACGAAATCCAAATCGACGTCCGGCGGCACCGCTCTGGCCGCACCGTCGGCCAAGGCTCGCACGCACGTCGTGGTTCGTCATGCCGAAGAACACAACTTGAAATCGGTCAGTGTCGACGTCCCCCGCGATGCGATGACGGTGTTCTGCGGCCCCAGCGGCAGCGGCAAGACGTCGCTGGCGATGGACACGATCTATGCCGAAGGTCAACGACGCTATGTCGAATCGTTGTCGTCCTATGCCCGGCAATTCATCGGCCAAGTGGAAAAGCCACACGTCGAATCGATCGAAGGTTTATCGCCCGCGGTCGCGCTGGAACAACGTAACCTGGGCCATTCACCACGCAGCACCGTCGGCACGGTGACGGAGATCTATGACTACTTGCGGATCCTGATGGCACGGCTGGGCACGATGTACTGCCCGGACTGTCAGCAACCGGTCGGCACCCAAACGCCCGACCAGATCGTCGACAAGGTCATGGCGTTGCCCGCGGAAACCAAAGCGTTGATCTTGGCCCCGATCGAAGTCCAGGCGGGCGAAGCCAGCTTGGATACCTGGGCGTCGCTGCGCAGCACCGGATACCACCGCATCCGCGTCGACGGCAAAACCATTCCGCTGGAAAACGCCCCCGCACTGGACCCTCGCAAACGCCAAGTCGTCGAAGTCGTTGTGGACCGGGTCGTCATCCGCGACGACGAAGTCTCGCGTATCAGCGACAGCGTTGAACAAGCGTTGTCCCTGGGTGTCGGCATCATGCGAGTCGCCATCGTGCATGCCGACCGCGATGAACCCAACTGGGACGTGCAAACGCACAGCCAACATTTGGTCTGCGGCTGTTGCGGACGTTCATTGACACCGGTGTCGCCGCACCACTTTTCGTTCAACTCGTCGATCGGTTGGTGCCCACAGTGCGAAGGATTGGGATCGCAAACGGGCACGAATCCTGCCGCGTTGTTGCGGTCGCCGATGATGAATATGCGTCAAGGCGTTTCGCTGCTTTGGCCCGACGTGGCCAAGCCCTTGTCGGTCGCGATGCTGCGTGCCTTGTCACGCACGACCGGCATCGATATCGACGTGCCGTTTGACGAACTGAAAGTCGTCCAGCGACGCCAATTGTTCCACGGAACCGGCGGCATTTGGGTGGAGGTACGTGCCGATGACTTTGACGATCCAGACGATGCGACGTCGATCCGTCCCGCCGGCGGTTCGTCCGTGTTGTTCCGCTATCAATTCAAAGGTTTCTATCCGGCCCTGGCCGAAGCGGCGCGTTTAACGCCGGGACTGCGTGGCAAGCTGGAAAGCTTTACCGACGAAATTGCGTGTTCGGCGTGCGACGGATCACGGCTGCGTGACGAATCGGCGGCCGTGCGGTTCCGCGATTTCACGATCGCCGACCTGGTTCACCAGCCACTGGACCGGCTGAGCGAAACCGTGACCGCATGGAAGCTGGACACACGCGAAAAGAAGGTCGCCGGCGAACTGGTTCGCGAGATCAAATCGCGTTTAAGTTTCTTGCTGGACGTCGGGCTGGATTATTTGACGCTGCATCGTGGTGCGGCCACGCTGTCCGGCGGCGAAGCCCAGCGGATTCGGCTGGCATCGCAATTGGGCAGCGGACTGTGCGGCGTGCTGTACGTCTTGGATGAACCCACGATCGGCCTGCACCCGCGCGACAACGACCGGCTGATCGGCGCACTGCATCGCTTGCGCGACCTTGGCAACACGTTGCTAGTGGTCGAACACGATCACGACGTCATCGCGGGCAGCGATTACTTGTGCGACTTCGGTCCCGCCGCCGGTCGTCACGGCGGCCGCGTCGTCGCCCAAGGACCGCCGGCCGACATCCAACCGGCCGACCAAAGCGTCACCGCGGGATTCATCGACGGCAGCCGACAGATCCCCGTACCGCCATCGCGACGTCCGGTCATCGTGGGCGATCAACAAGCGGTGAAATTTTTAAACGTTCGCGGTGCCCGAGAAAACAATCTCCGGGGCATCGACTTGGAACTGCCGTTGGGCGTGCTGACGGCGATCACTGGCCCCAGCGGCAGCGGCAAGAGTTCGCTGATTGATGACATCCTGTACCCCGCCCTTGCACGACGACTTCACCGCGCCCGCGTGCGTGTGGGCAAGCATGATGCGATCGAAGGCGTCCGCTACATCGACAAAGTCATTCGCGTCGACCAATCACCGCTGGGCAATTCACCGTCCAGCAATCCGGCCACTTACACGGGCGTCTTTGACGAAATCCGTACGCTGTTCGCCAAGCTGCCCGATGCCCAAGAACGTCGGCTGACCGCACGATCATTCAGCTTCAACGTGTCCGGTGGCCGCTGTGAAGGCTGTGAAGGCACCGGGCAGCGTCGGATCGAAATGCATTTCTTGCCCGACGTTTGGGTGGAATGCGAAGACTGTCAGGGCCGGCGATACAACGACACCGTGCTGGAGGTCAAATACCACGGCCATTCGATCAACGACATTTTGAATCTGTCGTGCCGCGATGCGTTGGACGTGTTTGCCGGCCAAGCCAAAATCATTCGCATCGTGCAAACGTTGTGCGACGTCGGGCTGGACTACGTCACGCTGGGCCAGTCCGCGCCGACGCTGTCCGGTGGCGAAGCCCAACGGGTCAAGCTGGCTGCCGAACTTTCGCGTCCGATGGTGGGCAACACGCTGTACCTGTTGGACGAACCGACCACCGGGCTGCACTTTGGTGACATCGCAAAACTGGTGCATGTCGTCCAGCGGTTGGTGGAAGTCGGCAATACCGTGGTGATCATCGAACACAACATGGACGTCATCAAATGCGCCGACTGGATCATTGATCTGGGGCCCGGTGCGGGCGTGGACGGCGGACAGATCGTCTTTGCCGGTACCCCCGAACAGATGGCCGACACGGTGGATGCGAAAACGATCCGTAAGGCACGTGGCGGCGGCAAAGCCAAGAAGACTTCGCGGCGTCGTCCCGGCAATCGATCCGCCAAACGGTCCGCGTCGAAAACCGCAACCAGCGTCACGGCGCCCTATGTCGCCAGGGCGCTTCTGCAAGCCAAAGAATCCGAACACCAGCTGCTCAGCGATTCGGCGATCCGTGACACGCACCTGTCCAATGGCTCGGTGGACGAATCGACGTACGACGTCGTCGCCGAAGCTTCACCGGGCGACGATTTGGATTCGGTCACCGATGGCGATTCCAAACTGCGGGTGGATCCACCCGCCGGTGCGGAAGCCATTTTGGAACCGTGGCGGGCGCTGGGCCGTCGCTGGCATTCTTTAAAGAAAGGGTTTCCCGATCACCAAGGTCCACAGTGGCCGATCGAATTGGCCGAACAGACACTGGCGATGCTCGAACGCATCGCGGGAGCTGAACGGTTGCGGTTCGAGGCGGCGGATCGGGTCAAAGTCACCGATCCCAAAGGACGCATTTGGGGGTTACTGAAGACCAAGACACCGGAATCGCTGCAGTTGGAAATCCGCGGACCGGCCAATTCTTTTACGGCGGAGATTGTCTCTGCGATCGACACCAGTGACCCAATCCGCCCCCGTGGCAAAGACAAGGCCAGTGTGACTTTGAACCTGACCGACCCGAAGCATGTCCGTAGTCGTAAACTACGATCGTTCTTGAAACATCATTTCGAGTCACGCCTATGA
- a CDS encoding gamma carbonic anhydrase family protein translates to MPDPTRYNADLVDPSAFIADTATVVGDVRLGKNVSVWFGAVLRGDLEPIVVGEDSNVQDLSVLHTDRGLPCQIGRRVTIGHSAVVHGATVEDDALIGIGAIVLSGAKVGAGAIVAAGALVTEGAEIPAGRLAVGVPAKVIRDVTEDDRDRITSNMQHYVENGQRFKAAQES, encoded by the coding sequence ATGCCCGATCCCACCCGATACAACGCCGACTTGGTCGACCCGTCCGCTTTTATCGCCGACACCGCGACGGTGGTCGGCGACGTCCGCTTGGGCAAAAACGTCAGCGTCTGGTTCGGCGCGGTGCTGCGTGGCGACCTGGAACCGATCGTCGTCGGCGAAGATTCCAACGTGCAAGATCTATCGGTCCTGCACACCGACCGCGGGTTGCCTTGTCAAATCGGGCGTCGCGTCACGATCGGCCACAGTGCGGTCGTCCACGGCGCGACGGTCGAAGACGATGCGTTGATCGGCATCGGCGCGATTGTTTTAAGTGGTGCCAAGGTCGGCGCTGGTGCGATCGTGGCCGCCGGAGCTTTGGTGACCGAGGGCGCGGAAATCCCCGCCGGCCGTTTGGCCGTCGGTGTGCCGGCGAAAGTGATCCGTGACGTCACCGAAGACGATCGCGATCGGATCACCAGCAACATGCAGCATTACGTGGAAAACGGACAGCGTTTCAAAGCGGCACAGGAATCATGA
- a CDS encoding Gfo/Idh/MocA family protein, with protein sequence MTKESASTTRFGLIGTGRITRRLVADIQSTSGCEVTAVASRTMERAQWCASQYAIADAVQGYENLLSRDDVDAVYLSLPPSMHRQWCVAAAEAGKSILCEKPLGMNSAEVAQIDDACRQHGVRWLDATGWLHHPRTAAFADLIRDGRLGTVRHVSVAISFFEPFQSGEHRLQRELGGGCVLDLGWYACGVARFAFGKPCRDVMATAVYRGDVPIRCTAVLRFDDDRSATISCGYDTATRKWFEIAGSDASLICDDFSRPWPDKPARCWIHDASGKVDQLDFEGHQEIRMIETLIGEDDLASLHAQAIDTQAMVDAINRSLETSSAQEPTSCI encoded by the coding sequence ATGACCAAGGAATCTGCTTCAACGACCCGATTCGGGTTGATCGGCACCGGCCGCATCACCCGCCGCTTGGTCGCCGACATCCAGTCGACATCGGGTTGCGAAGTCACCGCGGTGGCCAGCCGCACGATGGAGCGTGCCCAGTGGTGCGCGTCACAGTACGCGATCGCCGACGCGGTGCAGGGTTACGAAAACCTGTTGTCCCGTGATGACGTTGACGCGGTGTATCTGTCCCTGCCGCCGTCGATGCATCGCCAATGGTGCGTGGCGGCCGCCGAAGCCGGTAAATCGATCCTGTGCGAAAAACCGCTGGGGATGAACTCCGCCGAAGTCGCACAGATCGATGATGCCTGCCGGCAACACGGTGTCCGTTGGCTGGACGCGACCGGTTGGCTGCATCACCCCCGCACCGCCGCGTTTGCGGATCTGATCCGCGACGGCCGTTTGGGAACGGTGCGTCATGTCAGCGTGGCGATTTCCTTTTTCGAGCCTTTCCAATCCGGTGAACACCGTCTGCAACGGGAACTCGGTGGCGGATGCGTCTTGGATTTGGGTTGGTATGCCTGTGGCGTCGCACGTTTCGCATTTGGCAAACCTTGTCGCGATGTCATGGCGACGGCCGTTTATCGTGGCGACGTGCCGATCCGCTGTACCGCGGTCCTGCGATTCGATGATGATCGGTCGGCCACCATTTCCTGCGGCTACGATACCGCGACGCGCAAGTGGTTTGAAATCGCCGGCAGCGACGCGTCCCTGATCTGTGACGACTTTTCACGACCTTGGCCGGACAAGCCCGCACGGTGTTGGATCCACGACGCGTCGGGCAAAGTCGACCAGTTGGATTTTGAGGGGCATCAAGAGATTCGCATGATCGAAACGCTGATCGGCGAAGACGACTTGGCATCCTTGCACGCCCAAGCGATCGACACACAAGCCATGGTCGATGCGATCAATCGGTCGCTGGAAACTTCGTCCGCACAGGAGCCGACGTCATGCATTTGA